A genomic segment from Aegilops tauschii subsp. strangulata cultivar AL8/78 chromosome 1, Aet v6.0, whole genome shotgun sequence encodes:
- the LOC109785424 gene encoding jasmonoyl--L-amino acid synthetase GH3.5 isoform X1, giving the protein MSSDAERAAAEKLEAEKKATEDAAMASAGPTGGTGDRARILPAQMTICSCEETINEFEMLTRDAARVQLDTLKRILEANAGAEYLRQFGLDGRTDAASYKSCIPLCVHSDVEPFIQRVADGDSAPVVTGKPITSLSLSSGTTQGKPKFLPFNDELLENTLQIFRTSYAFRNREYPISEGKALQFVYGSKQVLTPGGILATTATTNLYRSQRYKEGMKDIQSQGCSPDEVIFGPDFNQSLYCHLLCGLIYSDEVHSVFSTFAHSLVHAFQTLEEVWEELCADIRDGVVSEKITVPSIREAVSKILKPNPELADSIHKKCAGLSNWYGVIPALWPKAKYVYGIMTGSMEPYLKKLRHYAGHLPLISADYGASEGWVGSNIDPTVPPEQVTYAVLPQTGYFEFIPLEKPTGEETENSAAIHYIESEPVGLTEVEVGKIYEVVLTTFAGLYRYRLGDVVKIARFHNSTPELQFICRRSLVLSINIDKNTEKDLQLAVEEAAKLLEGEKLELVDFTSYVEKSSDPGRYVIFWELSSEATDDVLSGCANALDLAFLDAGYMGSRKIKTIGPLELRVLRKGTFREILLHFLTLGGAVSQFKTPRFVSPANGKVLQILNRNVAKSYFSTAYGL; this is encoded by the exons ATGTCCAGCGATgccgaacgtgccgccgccgagaaGCTCGAAGCCGAGAAGAAGGCCACCGAGGACGCCGCCATGGCCTCTGCCgggcctactggagg AACAGGTGATAGAGCCAGGATTCTGCCAGCACAAATGACGATCTGTAGCTGCGAGGAGACTATCAATGAGTTCGAGATGTTGACGCGCGATGCTGCGCGCGTGCAGCTGGATACGCTGAAAAGGATCCTTGAGGCGAATGCCGGTGCTGAATACCTGAGGCAGTTTGGCCTCGATGGGAGGACCGATGCCGCTAGCTACAAATCTTGCATCCCGTTGTGTGTGCACAGCGACGTTGAACCGTTCATCCAGAGGGTTGCTGATGGTGATAGCGCACCAGTGGTGACCGGGAAGCCCATCACCTCCCTCTCCCTCAG TTCTGGTACGACGCAGGGAAAGCCTAAGTTCCTGCCATTTAATGATGAATTGCTTGAGAACACACTTCAAATATTCCGTACTTCGTACGCATTCAGGAACCG TGAATACCCTATCAGCGAAGGAAAAGCCTTGCAGTTTGTTTATGGTAGCAAGCAAGTCTTGACGCCTGGTGGCATCCTTGCTACAACTGCAACAACAAACCTGTACCGGAGTCAACGCTACAAGGAAGGGATGAAGGATATCCAGTCTCAGGGCTGCAGCCCCGACGAAGTCATCTTTGGCCCTGACTTCAACCAATCCTTGTACTGTCACTTGCTCTGTGGGTTGATATACTCAGATGAGGTCCATTCCGTGTTCTCGACGTTTGCTCACAGCCTAGTGCATGCATTTCAAACATTGGAGGAGGTTTGGGAGGAGCTATGTGCTGATATAAGAGATGGTGTTGTTTCAGAGAAAATCACAGTACCATCAATTCGCGAGGCTGTTTCAAAGATTCTGAAGCCCAACCCTGAGCTTGCTGACTCGATCCACAAGAAGTGTGCGGGCTTGAGCAACTGGTATGGTGTGATCCCGGCACTGTGGCCCAAGGCAAAGTACGTGTATGGCATCATGACAGGGTCCATGGAGCCGTATCTGAAGAAGCTGCGGCATTATGCTGGGCACTTGCCACTGATCAGTGCCGACTATGGCGCCTCTGAAGGATGGGTTGGTTCTAACATCGACCCCACGGTGCCGCCTGAGCAGGTGACTTATGCTGTTCTGCCGCAGACTGGTTATTTTGAGTTCATTCCTTTGGAGAAACCAACAGGGGAGGAGACGGAGAACAGTGCAGCTATTCATTACATCGAGTCGGAGCCGGTTGGGTTAACTGAAGTTGAGGTTGGCAAAATCTATGAAGTTGTGCTGACTACCTTTGCAG GCCTATATCGCTACAGACTAGGAGATGTGGTGAAGATAGCGCGCTTCCACAACTCGACGCCGGAGCTCCAGTTCATCTGCCGCAGGAGCCTGGTGCTGAGCATCAACATCGACAAGAACACCGAGAAGGACCTGCAGCTGGCTGTCGAGGAGGCGGCCAAGCTGCTGGAAGGGGAGAAGCTGGAGCTCGTGGACTTCACGAGCTACGTGGAGAAGTCGAGTGACCCGGGCCGCTATGTGATTTTCTGGGAGCTGAGCTCTGAGGCCACAGACGATGTTCTGAGCGGGTGCGCTAACGCCCTGGACCTGGCATTCCTCGACGCGGGCTACATGGGGTCGAGGAAGATCAAGACCATCGGGCCGCTCGAGCTCCGGGTCCTGCGGAAGGGCACATTCAGGGAGATCCTGCTCCACTTCCTGACCCTAGGAGGCGCGGTGAGCCAGTTCAAGACGCCCCGGTTCGTGAGCCCGGCCAACGGCAAGGTGCTGCAGATACTGAACCGGAATGTCGCCAAGAGCTACTTCAGCACCGCGTATGGGCTATGA
- the LOC109785424 gene encoding jasmonoyl--L-amino acid synthetase GH3.5 isoform X3, whose product MTICSCEETINEFEMLTRDAARVQLDTLKRILEANAGAEYLRQFGLDGRTDAASYKSCIPLCVHSDVEPFIQRVADGDSAPVVTGKPITSLSLSSGTTQGKPKFLPFNDELLENTLQIFRTSYAFRNREYPISEGKALQFVYGSKQVLTPGGILATTATTNLYRSQRYKEGMKDIQSQGCSPDEVIFGPDFNQSLYCHLLCGLIYSDEVHSVFSTFAHSLVHAFQTLEEVWEELCADIRDGVVSEKITVPSIREAVSKILKPNPELADSIHKKCAGLSNWYGVIPALWPKAKYVYGIMTGSMEPYLKKLRHYAGHLPLISADYGASEGWVGSNIDPTVPPEQVTYAVLPQTGYFEFIPLEKPTGEETENSAAIHYIESEPVGLTEVEVGKIYEVVLTTFAGLYRYRLGDVVKIARFHNSTPELQFICRRSLVLSINIDKNTEKDLQLAVEEAAKLLEGEKLELVDFTSYVEKSSDPGRYVIFWELSSEATDDVLSGCANALDLAFLDAGYMGSRKIKTIGPLELRVLRKGTFREILLHFLTLGGAVSQFKTPRFVSPANGKVLQILNRNVAKSYFSTAYGL is encoded by the exons ATGACGATCTGTAGCTGCGAGGAGACTATCAATGAGTTCGAGATGTTGACGCGCGATGCTGCGCGCGTGCAGCTGGATACGCTGAAAAGGATCCTTGAGGCGAATGCCGGTGCTGAATACCTGAGGCAGTTTGGCCTCGATGGGAGGACCGATGCCGCTAGCTACAAATCTTGCATCCCGTTGTGTGTGCACAGCGACGTTGAACCGTTCATCCAGAGGGTTGCTGATGGTGATAGCGCACCAGTGGTGACCGGGAAGCCCATCACCTCCCTCTCCCTCAG TTCTGGTACGACGCAGGGAAAGCCTAAGTTCCTGCCATTTAATGATGAATTGCTTGAGAACACACTTCAAATATTCCGTACTTCGTACGCATTCAGGAACCG TGAATACCCTATCAGCGAAGGAAAAGCCTTGCAGTTTGTTTATGGTAGCAAGCAAGTCTTGACGCCTGGTGGCATCCTTGCTACAACTGCAACAACAAACCTGTACCGGAGTCAACGCTACAAGGAAGGGATGAAGGATATCCAGTCTCAGGGCTGCAGCCCCGACGAAGTCATCTTTGGCCCTGACTTCAACCAATCCTTGTACTGTCACTTGCTCTGTGGGTTGATATACTCAGATGAGGTCCATTCCGTGTTCTCGACGTTTGCTCACAGCCTAGTGCATGCATTTCAAACATTGGAGGAGGTTTGGGAGGAGCTATGTGCTGATATAAGAGATGGTGTTGTTTCAGAGAAAATCACAGTACCATCAATTCGCGAGGCTGTTTCAAAGATTCTGAAGCCCAACCCTGAGCTTGCTGACTCGATCCACAAGAAGTGTGCGGGCTTGAGCAACTGGTATGGTGTGATCCCGGCACTGTGGCCCAAGGCAAAGTACGTGTATGGCATCATGACAGGGTCCATGGAGCCGTATCTGAAGAAGCTGCGGCATTATGCTGGGCACTTGCCACTGATCAGTGCCGACTATGGCGCCTCTGAAGGATGGGTTGGTTCTAACATCGACCCCACGGTGCCGCCTGAGCAGGTGACTTATGCTGTTCTGCCGCAGACTGGTTATTTTGAGTTCATTCCTTTGGAGAAACCAACAGGGGAGGAGACGGAGAACAGTGCAGCTATTCATTACATCGAGTCGGAGCCGGTTGGGTTAACTGAAGTTGAGGTTGGCAAAATCTATGAAGTTGTGCTGACTACCTTTGCAG GCCTATATCGCTACAGACTAGGAGATGTGGTGAAGATAGCGCGCTTCCACAACTCGACGCCGGAGCTCCAGTTCATCTGCCGCAGGAGCCTGGTGCTGAGCATCAACATCGACAAGAACACCGAGAAGGACCTGCAGCTGGCTGTCGAGGAGGCGGCCAAGCTGCTGGAAGGGGAGAAGCTGGAGCTCGTGGACTTCACGAGCTACGTGGAGAAGTCGAGTGACCCGGGCCGCTATGTGATTTTCTGGGAGCTGAGCTCTGAGGCCACAGACGATGTTCTGAGCGGGTGCGCTAACGCCCTGGACCTGGCATTCCTCGACGCGGGCTACATGGGGTCGAGGAAGATCAAGACCATCGGGCCGCTCGAGCTCCGGGTCCTGCGGAAGGGCACATTCAGGGAGATCCTGCTCCACTTCCTGACCCTAGGAGGCGCGGTGAGCCAGTTCAAGACGCCCCGGTTCGTGAGCCCGGCCAACGGCAAGGTGCTGCAGATACTGAACCGGAATGTCGCCAAGAGCTACTTCAGCACCGCGTATGGGCTATGA
- the LOC109785424 gene encoding jasmonoyl--L-amino acid synthetase GH3.5 isoform X2 has translation MLRARSVLYSLLSCSGSFRQQLWISSHGHPPTSTGPFLLRPARRRRHLEQTHSYLGHHLAMSAHFACRFASLFGAATRTGDRARILPAQMTICSCEETINEFEMLTRDAARVQLDTLKRILEANAGAEYLRQFGLDGRTDAASYKSCIPLCVHSDVEPFIQRVADGDSAPVVTGKPITSLSLSSGTTQGKPKFLPFNDELLENTLQIFRTSYAFRNREYPISEGKALQFVYGSKQVLTPGGILATTATTNLYRSQRYKEGMKDIQSQGCSPDEVIFGPDFNQSLYCHLLCGLIYSDEVHSVFSTFAHSLVHAFQTLEEVWEELCADIRDGVVSEKITVPSIREAVSKILKPNPELADSIHKKCAGLSNWYGVIPALWPKAKYVYGIMTGSMEPYLKKLRHYAGHLPLISADYGASEGWVGSNIDPTVPPEQVTYAVLPQTGYFEFIPLEKPTGEETENSAAIHYIESEPVGLTEVEVGKIYEVVLTTFAGLYRYRLGDVVKIARFHNSTPELQFICRRSLVLSINIDKNTEKDLQLAVEEAAKLLEGEKLELVDFTSYVEKSSDPGRYVIFWELSSEATDDVLSGCANALDLAFLDAGYMGSRKIKTIGPLELRVLRKGTFREILLHFLTLGGAVSQFKTPRFVSPANGKVLQILNRNVAKSYFSTAYGL, from the exons ATGCTTCGCGCGCGATCCGTACTATATTCCCTCCTCTCCTGCTCCGGTTCGTTCAGGCAGCAGCTTTGGATCAGTTCCCACGGCCACCCACCCACCTCCACCGGCCCGTTTCTACTCCGGCCTGCTCGTCGTCGTCGACACCTGGAGCAAACACATTCTTATCTTGGGCATCATCTGGCCATGTCTGCGCACTTCGCCTGTCGATTTGCTTCCCTTTTTGGGGCTGCTACTAG AACAGGTGATAGAGCCAGGATTCTGCCAGCACAAATGACGATCTGTAGCTGCGAGGAGACTATCAATGAGTTCGAGATGTTGACGCGCGATGCTGCGCGCGTGCAGCTGGATACGCTGAAAAGGATCCTTGAGGCGAATGCCGGTGCTGAATACCTGAGGCAGTTTGGCCTCGATGGGAGGACCGATGCCGCTAGCTACAAATCTTGCATCCCGTTGTGTGTGCACAGCGACGTTGAACCGTTCATCCAGAGGGTTGCTGATGGTGATAGCGCACCAGTGGTGACCGGGAAGCCCATCACCTCCCTCTCCCTCAG TTCTGGTACGACGCAGGGAAAGCCTAAGTTCCTGCCATTTAATGATGAATTGCTTGAGAACACACTTCAAATATTCCGTACTTCGTACGCATTCAGGAACCG TGAATACCCTATCAGCGAAGGAAAAGCCTTGCAGTTTGTTTATGGTAGCAAGCAAGTCTTGACGCCTGGTGGCATCCTTGCTACAACTGCAACAACAAACCTGTACCGGAGTCAACGCTACAAGGAAGGGATGAAGGATATCCAGTCTCAGGGCTGCAGCCCCGACGAAGTCATCTTTGGCCCTGACTTCAACCAATCCTTGTACTGTCACTTGCTCTGTGGGTTGATATACTCAGATGAGGTCCATTCCGTGTTCTCGACGTTTGCTCACAGCCTAGTGCATGCATTTCAAACATTGGAGGAGGTTTGGGAGGAGCTATGTGCTGATATAAGAGATGGTGTTGTTTCAGAGAAAATCACAGTACCATCAATTCGCGAGGCTGTTTCAAAGATTCTGAAGCCCAACCCTGAGCTTGCTGACTCGATCCACAAGAAGTGTGCGGGCTTGAGCAACTGGTATGGTGTGATCCCGGCACTGTGGCCCAAGGCAAAGTACGTGTATGGCATCATGACAGGGTCCATGGAGCCGTATCTGAAGAAGCTGCGGCATTATGCTGGGCACTTGCCACTGATCAGTGCCGACTATGGCGCCTCTGAAGGATGGGTTGGTTCTAACATCGACCCCACGGTGCCGCCTGAGCAGGTGACTTATGCTGTTCTGCCGCAGACTGGTTATTTTGAGTTCATTCCTTTGGAGAAACCAACAGGGGAGGAGACGGAGAACAGTGCAGCTATTCATTACATCGAGTCGGAGCCGGTTGGGTTAACTGAAGTTGAGGTTGGCAAAATCTATGAAGTTGTGCTGACTACCTTTGCAG GCCTATATCGCTACAGACTAGGAGATGTGGTGAAGATAGCGCGCTTCCACAACTCGACGCCGGAGCTCCAGTTCATCTGCCGCAGGAGCCTGGTGCTGAGCATCAACATCGACAAGAACACCGAGAAGGACCTGCAGCTGGCTGTCGAGGAGGCGGCCAAGCTGCTGGAAGGGGAGAAGCTGGAGCTCGTGGACTTCACGAGCTACGTGGAGAAGTCGAGTGACCCGGGCCGCTATGTGATTTTCTGGGAGCTGAGCTCTGAGGCCACAGACGATGTTCTGAGCGGGTGCGCTAACGCCCTGGACCTGGCATTCCTCGACGCGGGCTACATGGGGTCGAGGAAGATCAAGACCATCGGGCCGCTCGAGCTCCGGGTCCTGCGGAAGGGCACATTCAGGGAGATCCTGCTCCACTTCCTGACCCTAGGAGGCGCGGTGAGCCAGTTCAAGACGCCCCGGTTCGTGAGCCCGGCCAACGGCAAGGTGCTGCAGATACTGAACCGGAATGTCGCCAAGAGCTACTTCAGCACCGCGTATGGGCTATGA